In Centropristis striata isolate RG_2023a ecotype Rhode Island chromosome 5, C.striata_1.0, whole genome shotgun sequence, a single genomic region encodes these proteins:
- the LOC131971054 gene encoding vesicle-associated membrane protein-associated protein B-like isoform X2: MARAEQVLVLEPQHELKFRGPFTDVVTATLKLTNPTDRNVCFKVKTTAPRRYCVRPNSGIIDAGSSINVSVMLQPFDYDPNEKSKHKFMVQSMLAPYDMTDMEGVWKEAKPEELMDSKLRCAFEMPLENDKTTEHSTLPKSASASLDDGEVKKIMEECKRLQMEVQRLREENKQIREDDGLRKRKVTSMGSPHSPSSSTMATSAMRDEGLSTRILALCVLFFVIGVIIGKLAL, translated from the exons ATGGCCAGAGCAGAACAAGTCCTGGTGCTAGAGCCACAACACGAACTGAAGTTCAGAG GCCCTTTTACAGATGTTGTCACTGCCACTCTGAAGCTCACCAACCCCACAGATAGAAATGTGTGTTTCAAAGTCAAGACAACCGCGCCTCGCAGATACTGTGTGCGCCCAAACAGTGGCATCATTGACGCTGGAAGCTCCATCAATGTTTCTG TTATGCTTCAGCCCTTTGATTATGACCCCAATGAAAAGAGTAAACACAAATTCATGGTGCAGTCCATGCTGGCTCCATACGACATGACTGACATGGAAGGAGTT TGGAAGGAGGCAAAGCCTGAAGAGCTGATGGATTCAAAGTTGAGATGTGCGTTTGAGATGCCTctagaaaatgacaaaact ACTGAGCACTCCACGCTGCCCAAGTCAGCCAGCGCCTCGCTGGATGACGGAGAGGTGAAGAAGATCATGGAGGAGTGCAAGCGGCTGCAGATGGAGGTGCAGAGGCTACgggaagaaaacaaacagatcagG GAGGACGACGGGCTGCGAAAGAGAAAGGTGACCTCAATGGGCTCTCCTcactctccttcctcctccaccaTGGCGACCTCAGCCATGAGGGACGAAGGCCTAAGCACCCGCATCCTGGCGCTCTGCGTGCTCTTCTTTGTCATTGGAGTCATCATTGGCAAGCTGGCCCTgtag
- the LOC131971054 gene encoding vesicle-associated membrane protein-associated protein B-like isoform X1, which yields MARAEQVLVLEPQHELKFRGPFTDVVTATLKLTNPTDRNVCFKVKTTAPRRYCVRPNSGIIDAGSSINVSVMLQPFDYDPNEKSKHKFMVQSMLAPYDMTDMEGVWKEAKPEELMDSKLRCAFEMPLENDKTHESETNQTVYSSASSVKTEHSTLPKSASASLDDGEVKKIMEECKRLQMEVQRLREENKQIREDDGLRKRKVTSMGSPHSPSSSTMATSAMRDEGLSTRILALCVLFFVIGVIIGKLAL from the exons ATGGCCAGAGCAGAACAAGTCCTGGTGCTAGAGCCACAACACGAACTGAAGTTCAGAG GCCCTTTTACAGATGTTGTCACTGCCACTCTGAAGCTCACCAACCCCACAGATAGAAATGTGTGTTTCAAAGTCAAGACAACCGCGCCTCGCAGATACTGTGTGCGCCCAAACAGTGGCATCATTGACGCTGGAAGCTCCATCAATGTTTCTG TTATGCTTCAGCCCTTTGATTATGACCCCAATGAAAAGAGTAAACACAAATTCATGGTGCAGTCCATGCTGGCTCCATACGACATGACTGACATGGAAGGAGTT TGGAAGGAGGCAAAGCCTGAAGAGCTGATGGATTCAAAGTTGAGATGTGCGTTTGAGATGCCTctagaaaatgacaaaact CATGAGAGTGAAACCAACCAAACTGTGTAttcctctgcctcctctgtTAAGACTGAGCACTCCACGCTGCCCAAGTCAGCCAGCGCCTCGCTGGATGACGGAGAGGTGAAGAAGATCATGGAGGAGTGCAAGCGGCTGCAGATGGAGGTGCAGAGGCTACgggaagaaaacaaacagatcagG GAGGACGACGGGCTGCGAAAGAGAAAGGTGACCTCAATGGGCTCTCCTcactctccttcctcctccaccaTGGCGACCTCAGCCATGAGGGACGAAGGCCTAAGCACCCGCATCCTGGCGCTCTGCGTGCTCTTCTTTGTCATTGGAGTCATCATTGGCAAGCTGGCCCTgtag
- the LOC131972357 gene encoding charged multivesicular body protein 4b-like, with protein sequence MSLFAKIFGGGGGKGGKGPSPQEAIQKLRETEEMLTKKQEFLEKKIEQELQIAKKNGTKNKRAALQALKRKKRYEKQLAQIDGTLSTIEFQREALENANTNTEVLKNMGFAAKAMKSAHENMDIDKVDDLMQDITEQQELAQEISDAISKPVGFGEEFDEDELLAELGELEQEALDKSLLEIGGPENVPLPNVPSTSLPSRPANKEEDEDDMEDLQRWAMEAM encoded by the exons ATGTCGTTGTTTGCTAAGAtatttggaggaggaggagggaaaggaGGAAAGGGACCGAGCCCACAGGAGGCGATCCAGAAACTCCGAGAGACGGAGGAGATGCTAACGAAGAAACAGGAATTTCTAGAGAAAAAGATCGAACAGGAATTGCAAATCGCCAAGAAAAACGGCACGAAAAACAAAAGAG CGGCTCTGCAAGCTTTGAAAAGAAAGAAGCGGTATGAGAAGCAGCTCGCCCAGATTGACGGCACGCTGTCGACCATCGAGTTCCAGAGAGAGGCTCTGGAGAACGCCAACACCAACACTGAAGTGCTCAAGAACATGGGCTTCGCTGCCAAAGCCATGAAGTCTGCCCACGAAAACAT gGACATTGACAAGGTGGACGACCTGATGCAGGACATTACAGAGCAGCAAGAGCTGGCCCAGGAAATCTCTGACGCCATTTCTAAACCTGTCGGCTTTGGAGAGGAGTTTGATGAG gaTGAGCTGCTGGCGGAGCTGGGTGAGCTGGAGCAGGAGGCGCTGGACAAAAGCCTGCTGGAGATCGGTGGACCAGAGAACGTCCCCCTCCCCAACGTGCCTTCTACTTCATTACCTTCCAGACCTG CCAACaaagaggaggacgaggacgacATGGAGGACCTGCAGCGCTGGGCGATGGAAGCCATGTAA